One Alligator mississippiensis isolate rAllMis1 chromosome 1, rAllMis1, whole genome shotgun sequence genomic window carries:
- the MTRF1 gene encoding peptide chain release factor 1, mitochondrial isoform X3 → MMERYSVKNNYFLNTVKPALPHHAWPRKYHQDSRAVWKHETVQKYLETVIREYQRISHVLSSVSTNEHEQRILSRRHADLVPLAAVFQEIQKAEKEVKELESMCTELNNKDEKQLRKLAFEEKKVIDQEINTLYKKLFQILVPKHKHDECDVILELVSGRTTGGDICQMFTKEIFEMYQNYADHKSWTFEILNYVPTDMGGLHHAAACISGDSVYRYLKFEGGTHRVQRIPEIGLSSRMQRIHTGTASVVVLPQSEKVEVKVNPKDLRIDTFRAKGAGGQHVNKTDSAVRIVHLPTGVTVECQQERSQQLNKEKALQTLSAKLYQQIIERDRSQMQNTRKLQDFKTQEIIQVVIAQLETRSQSERIRTYNFIQDRVTDHRISYQVRNIKEFLLGEEALDELISRLLESAEMEALIKHVENFKSFEEGG, encoded by the exons ATGATGGAACGATACAGTGTGAAGAACAATTATTTCCTGAATACAGTTAAACCTGCTCTGCCCCATCATGCCTGGCCAAGGAAATACCATCAGGATTCTAGAGCCGTGTGGAAGCATGAAACTGTGCAAAAATACCTAGAGACTGTTATAAGAGAATACCAACGAATAAGCCATGTGTTGAGCAGTGTCTCAACGAATGAGCATGAGCAAAGGATCCTTAGCAGAAGACATGCTGATCTAGTTCCACTTGCAGCTGTTTTTCAAGAAAtacaaaaagcagaaaaagaagTTAAAGAGTTAGAATCTATGTGTACAG AGCTAAACAACAAAGATGAGAAACAACTACGAAAACTTGCCTTTGAAGAGAAGAAAGTAATTGATCAAGAAATCAACACTTTGTATAAGAAG CTTTTCCAGATTCTAGTGCCAAAGCACAAACATGATGAATGTGATGTCATATTAGAGCTTGTATCTGGCAGAACAACTGGAG GTGACATTTGCCAGATGTTCACAAAAGAAATATTTGAGATGTACCAGAATTACGCAGATCATAAATCCTGGACCTTTGAAATTCTGAACTATGTTCCTACTGATATGG gtgGGTTACATCATGCAGCAGCTTGCATTTCAGGAGACAGCGTCTACAGGTATTTGAAGTTTGAAGGTGGGACTCACAGGGTTCAGCGAATCCCAGAGATTGGCCTGTCATCAAGAATGCAGCGTATTCACACTGGGACAGCGTCAGTTGTTGTCCTCCCTCAGTCAGAGAAG GTAGAGGTTAAAGTGAACCCAAAAGATTTGCGTATAGATACATTCAGGGCCAAAGGAGCAGGAGGGCAACATGTTAACAAAACGGATAGTGCTGTGAGGATTGTGCACCTTCCTACGG GAGTAACAGTAGAGTGCCAGCAGGAGCGATCACAGCAATTGAATAAGGAAAAAGCTCTGCAGACACTGAGTGCTAAACTGTACCAGCAGATCATTGAGAGGGATCGAAGCCAAATGCAGAATACCAGAAAACTACAG gattttaaaacTCAAGAAATAATACAAGTTGTCATTGCACAGTTGGAAACAAGAAGCCAGTCGGAGAGAATTCGTACCTATAACTTCATACAGGATAGAGTCACTGACCACAGGATCTCATATCAAGTCCGAAATATAAAg GAATTTCTGCTTGGTGAAGAGGCCCTGGATGAACTAATCAGCAGGTTGTTGGAGTCTGCAGAGATGGAGGCACTGATTAAACATGTAGAAAATTTTAAATCTTTTGAAGAAGGAGGTTAA
- the MTRF1 gene encoding peptide chain release factor 1, mitochondrial isoform X2, with translation MKPHQGIWLFRSLLATCPYHHHCYAPSPLVKRVGQMMERYSVKNNYFLNTVKPALPHHAWPRKYHQDSRAVWKHETVQKYLETVIREYQRISHVLSSVSTNEHEQRILSRRHADLVPLAAVFQEIQKAEKEVKELESMCTELNNKDEKQLRKLAFEEKKVIDQEINTLYKKLFQILVPKHKHDECDVILELVSGRTTGGDICQMFTKEIFEMYQNYADHKSWTFEILNYVPTDMGGLHHAAACISGDSVYRYLKFEGGTHRVQRIPEIGLSSRMQRIHTGTASVVVLPQSEKVEVKVNPKDLRIDTFRAKGAGGQHVNKTDSAVRIVHLPTGVTVECQQERSQQLNKEKALQTLSAKLYQQIIERDRSQMQNTRKLQLETRSQSERIRTYNFIQDRVTDHRISYQVRNIKEFLLGEEALDELISRLLESAEMEALIKHVENFKSFEEGG, from the exons ATGAAACCTCATCAAGGTATTTGGCTTTTTAGAAGCTTGCTAGCAACTTGTCCCTATCACCATCACTGCTATGCTCCTTCTCCCCTTGTTAAAAGGGTAGGTCAGATGATGGAACGATACAGTGTGAAGAACAATTATTTCCTGAATACAGTTAAACCTGCTCTGCCCCATCATGCCTGGCCAAGGAAATACCATCAGGATTCTAGAGCCGTGTGGAAGCATGAAACTGTGCAAAAATACCTAGAGACTGTTATAAGAGAATACCAACGAATAAGCCATGTGTTGAGCAGTGTCTCAACGAATGAGCATGAGCAAAGGATCCTTAGCAGAAGACATGCTGATCTAGTTCCACTTGCAGCTGTTTTTCAAGAAAtacaaaaagcagaaaaagaagTTAAAGAGTTAGAATCTATGTGTACAG AGCTAAACAACAAAGATGAGAAACAACTACGAAAACTTGCCTTTGAAGAGAAGAAAGTAATTGATCAAGAAATCAACACTTTGTATAAGAAG CTTTTCCAGATTCTAGTGCCAAAGCACAAACATGATGAATGTGATGTCATATTAGAGCTTGTATCTGGCAGAACAACTGGAG GTGACATTTGCCAGATGTTCACAAAAGAAATATTTGAGATGTACCAGAATTACGCAGATCATAAATCCTGGACCTTTGAAATTCTGAACTATGTTCCTACTGATATGG gtgGGTTACATCATGCAGCAGCTTGCATTTCAGGAGACAGCGTCTACAGGTATTTGAAGTTTGAAGGTGGGACTCACAGGGTTCAGCGAATCCCAGAGATTGGCCTGTCATCAAGAATGCAGCGTATTCACACTGGGACAGCGTCAGTTGTTGTCCTCCCTCAGTCAGAGAAG GTAGAGGTTAAAGTGAACCCAAAAGATTTGCGTATAGATACATTCAGGGCCAAAGGAGCAGGAGGGCAACATGTTAACAAAACGGATAGTGCTGTGAGGATTGTGCACCTTCCTACGG GAGTAACAGTAGAGTGCCAGCAGGAGCGATCACAGCAATTGAATAAGGAAAAAGCTCTGCAGACACTGAGTGCTAAACTGTACCAGCAGATCATTGAGAGGGATCGAAGCCAAATGCAGAATACCAGAAAACTACAG TTGGAAACAAGAAGCCAGTCGGAGAGAATTCGTACCTATAACTTCATACAGGATAGAGTCACTGACCACAGGATCTCATATCAAGTCCGAAATATAAAg GAATTTCTGCTTGGTGAAGAGGCCCTGGATGAACTAATCAGCAGGTTGTTGGAGTCTGCAGAGATGGAGGCACTGATTAAACATGTAGAAAATTTTAAATCTTTTGAAGAAGGAGGTTAA
- the MTRF1 gene encoding peptide chain release factor 1, mitochondrial isoform X1 yields MKPHQGIWLFRSLLATCPYHHHCYAPSPLVKRVGQMMERYSVKNNYFLNTVKPALPHHAWPRKYHQDSRAVWKHETVQKYLETVIREYQRISHVLSSVSTNEHEQRILSRRHADLVPLAAVFQEIQKAEKEVKELESMCTELNNKDEKQLRKLAFEEKKVIDQEINTLYKKLFQILVPKHKHDECDVILELVSGRTTGGDICQMFTKEIFEMYQNYADHKSWTFEILNYVPTDMGGLHHAAACISGDSVYRYLKFEGGTHRVQRIPEIGLSSRMQRIHTGTASVVVLPQSEKVEVKVNPKDLRIDTFRAKGAGGQHVNKTDSAVRIVHLPTGVTVECQQERSQQLNKEKALQTLSAKLYQQIIERDRSQMQNTRKLQDFKTQEIIQVVIAQLETRSQSERIRTYNFIQDRVTDHRISYQVRNIKEFLLGEEALDELISRLLESAEMEALIKHVENFKSFEEGG; encoded by the exons ATGAAACCTCATCAAGGTATTTGGCTTTTTAGAAGCTTGCTAGCAACTTGTCCCTATCACCATCACTGCTATGCTCCTTCTCCCCTTGTTAAAAGGGTAGGTCAGATGATGGAACGATACAGTGTGAAGAACAATTATTTCCTGAATACAGTTAAACCTGCTCTGCCCCATCATGCCTGGCCAAGGAAATACCATCAGGATTCTAGAGCCGTGTGGAAGCATGAAACTGTGCAAAAATACCTAGAGACTGTTATAAGAGAATACCAACGAATAAGCCATGTGTTGAGCAGTGTCTCAACGAATGAGCATGAGCAAAGGATCCTTAGCAGAAGACATGCTGATCTAGTTCCACTTGCAGCTGTTTTTCAAGAAAtacaaaaagcagaaaaagaagTTAAAGAGTTAGAATCTATGTGTACAG AGCTAAACAACAAAGATGAGAAACAACTACGAAAACTTGCCTTTGAAGAGAAGAAAGTAATTGATCAAGAAATCAACACTTTGTATAAGAAG CTTTTCCAGATTCTAGTGCCAAAGCACAAACATGATGAATGTGATGTCATATTAGAGCTTGTATCTGGCAGAACAACTGGAG GTGACATTTGCCAGATGTTCACAAAAGAAATATTTGAGATGTACCAGAATTACGCAGATCATAAATCCTGGACCTTTGAAATTCTGAACTATGTTCCTACTGATATGG gtgGGTTACATCATGCAGCAGCTTGCATTTCAGGAGACAGCGTCTACAGGTATTTGAAGTTTGAAGGTGGGACTCACAGGGTTCAGCGAATCCCAGAGATTGGCCTGTCATCAAGAATGCAGCGTATTCACACTGGGACAGCGTCAGTTGTTGTCCTCCCTCAGTCAGAGAAG GTAGAGGTTAAAGTGAACCCAAAAGATTTGCGTATAGATACATTCAGGGCCAAAGGAGCAGGAGGGCAACATGTTAACAAAACGGATAGTGCTGTGAGGATTGTGCACCTTCCTACGG GAGTAACAGTAGAGTGCCAGCAGGAGCGATCACAGCAATTGAATAAGGAAAAAGCTCTGCAGACACTGAGTGCTAAACTGTACCAGCAGATCATTGAGAGGGATCGAAGCCAAATGCAGAATACCAGAAAACTACAG gattttaaaacTCAAGAAATAATACAAGTTGTCATTGCACAGTTGGAAACAAGAAGCCAGTCGGAGAGAATTCGTACCTATAACTTCATACAGGATAGAGTCACTGACCACAGGATCTCATATCAAGTCCGAAATATAAAg GAATTTCTGCTTGGTGAAGAGGCCCTGGATGAACTAATCAGCAGGTTGTTGGAGTCTGCAGAGATGGAGGCACTGATTAAACATGTAGAAAATTTTAAATCTTTTGAAGAAGGAGGTTAA